The Methanocella sp. nucleotide sequence GCTCATTTCGCCCCTGCTGCTGCAGGCGACGAGCGGCAGCGGCTCATACGTTGTGACGCCCGGCAGCGGCATCCCATCGGGCGTTGTTGCCGTAAACGCCCCGATCGTATCCTTCTGGCAGCTCCCGCTGTGGGTGCAGGTGGCCGGCGCCCTGGACGGCATACTCATCGCTTTCGGCCTGATGAACGCTGCCCCGCTCATCATTGGCAAGATCCAGAATGTCCTGGACAACAGTAACCGGCTCAGCATATTCAATTATGTCAAAAGCAATCCGGGCTGCACGCCGTCGGAGATCTCGAGCCGGCAGAACATGAAGAACGGCACGGTCAAGTACCACGTGCAGATGCTCGAGTCCCAGGGCAAGATCATCCTGAAGCGCATGGGCAAATATACCCGCCTGTTTAACACGTCTAAGGCGAATACCGAGCAGGAAAAGATGGTGCTGGCCTACATCAAGAACGAGACCAGCCGGAACCTGCTCTGCGCCATTCTCGAGGAGCCTGGATTGACGAACCAGCGGCTCGCTGAGCGGTTCGGGCTGGACAAGAGCAGCATTCACTGGCACATGGAGCGGTTCCTCAACGACAGGCTGGTCACGGTCGAGCAGGACGGGCGGTTCAAGAAGTATTACATCGAGCCAGGCGTAGGTAAACTATTAAATAACGGCCAGGTCATGTTTTAGGCAGGTCCACCACGAACACGGCGCCCTGCGACGGGTCGCCCCGTACGCGGTCTTCCGCGTGGATGAAGCCCCCATACTTATCGACGATCACCCGGACGATGGAGAGGCCCACGCCCGCCCCTTTTGTGGTCGCGGTCATGCGCTCGAAGACGGACTTCTTTTTATCCTCGGGTATGCCGGTGCCGTGGTCGGCGATGCGCACGGACCAGTAGTCCATATCGCCTATCCTGGCGGGTACGATGGCGATATCGATGAGCTTTTCCGGGTGCGGATCATATTTCACGGCGTTCTCAAGTATATGGCGGAAGATCTCGTGCACGTAGTCGTCCACCATGACTAAACGCTTCACGCCCGGGCTGAATTCAAGGCTGACCTTTGCCGAGGGCGATACCTTTTGCACGTCGCCCGCGTCTTGTTTTAGGATGGCGTTCAGGTCCATCGGCACCGGGCTCTTCCCCGCGAACTGCCGTATCATGCGTATTTTCTTGATGTTATCGATGAGCCGGTTACTCCCCGTCACGCCCTTCTGCGCCTTTTCCAGGTACGCGAGCTCGCTGGCCGTGAGCTTCTCGGCGAGCTGGAGCAGCTCAATGTAGCCCATCGTGACCTGGTTGAAGTTACGGATGTCATGGCTCATGAGGTCGACGTAAAATTCCGCTTCCGATTTTGCCGCCTCCAGGCGTTTTATACTCTGACAGCGCTCGGTGGAATCGACGGCCATGAGCAGGGCTCCGCTGGCGGCCGGGGCGGCCGTGAGGTCGAAGTACCGGTCGCATGCGGTTTTTAAATCGAAGCGGAAGCCGTTTTGCGTGACGGTCTTGCCGTGAAGAGCTTCCGTCAGCATGCGTGCCGGCGTCTCGTCGGAGAAAAGCGATATGATGTTTATATCGGCCGCTGATTTTTTACCCAGGCACTGCTCACAGAGTTCGGACCATGCACGGTTATAGGAATTGACTTTCAACTCCCGGTCCACGAATACTAATGCTGCTGGAACGCTGTCCAGTATCTTATTTGAGATATTATTGTCTTTTGATCTAGGGGCCGTTTCATGCAAGATATCACCATGGCTTAATTGATTTATATTAACCAGCCGGTATTTTAGTCTTTGTATATCATTTTTTTATAATTTATTTTCCGCCAAGGTTATTGCCCTCCAACCAATATTAAAATCCTGATAAGGGCCAAAAATATATATACTATATCGGTAATCGATATATCTGGAGCCAATATATCGAATAACGATATATCGGAAACAGATACATGATAGACGATGCAATGGGTAAAGAATTGCGTAAAGGATCCCTGAAAATGATCGTGCTGAAGATCATCAGTAAAAAACCCATCCATGGCTACGATATCATCCATGCCGTCGAGACCATCACGAATGGCAATTGGGTGCCGAGCCCGGGCTCTATATACCCGGTCCTCGACTACCTGGAAACAAAAGGATACGTCACAATGGAGGAAATAGACCGTAAAAAAGTCTATACGAT carries:
- a CDS encoding winged helix-turn-helix transcriptional regulator — its product is MKFLTGAVIVLSALLLISPLLLQATSGSGSYVVTPGSGIPSGVVAVNAPIVSFWQLPLWVQVAGALDGILIAFGLMNAAPLIIGKIQNVLDNSNRLSIFNYVKSNPGCTPSEISSRQNMKNGTVKYHVQMLESQGKIILKRMGKYTRLFNTSKANTEQEKMVLAYIKNETSRNLLCAILEEPGLTNQRLAERFGLDKSSIHWHMERFLNDRLVTVEQDGRFKKYYIEPGVGKLLNNGQVMF
- a CDS encoding ATP-binding protein, encoding MHETAPRSKDNNISNKILDSVPAALVFVDRELKVNSYNRAWSELCEQCLGKKSAADINIISLFSDETPARMLTEALHGKTVTQNGFRFDLKTACDRYFDLTAAPAASGALLMAVDSTERCQSIKRLEAAKSEAEFYVDLMSHDIRNFNQVTMGYIELLQLAEKLTASELAYLEKAQKGVTGSNRLIDNIKKIRMIRQFAGKSPVPMDLNAILKQDAGDVQKVSPSAKVSLEFSPGVKRLVMVDDYVHEIFRHILENAVKYDPHPEKLIDIAIVPARIGDMDYWSVRIADHGTGIPEDKKKSVFERMTATTKGAGVGLSIVRVIVDKYGGFIHAEDRVRGDPSQGAVFVVDLPKT
- a CDS encoding PadR family transcriptional regulator, which produces MIDDAMGKELRKGSLKMIVLKIISKKPIHGYDIIHAVETITNGNWVPSPGSIYPVLDYLETKGYVTMEEIDRKKVYTITDEGKKALDAIDEKRRELVKELSLLFGD